In one Hemitrygon akajei chromosome 3, sHemAka1.3, whole genome shotgun sequence genomic region, the following are encoded:
- the dmac2l gene encoding ATP synthase subunit s, mitochondrial isoform X2, with the protein MLFPKTKPLSVVRILHPHVTRRSFWGWLNAVFNKVDYDRIKAVGPDRAASEWLLRCGASVRYKGFDKWQKDYNHLPTGPLEKFRIEAIDATESCIMFKGFDYLDNLEHVEEIKFQRCIYIQDECLERLSRIENLQKSLHRLEIISCGNVTDRGILSLYHLK; encoded by the exons ATGCTGTTTCCAAAGACGAAACCTTTGAGCGTCGTACGGATCCTGCATCCTCACGTTACCAGGAGGAGTTTCTGGGGATGGCTGAATGCTGTTTTCAACAA GGTGGATTATGATCGTATTAAGGCCGTTGGTCCAGACAGAGCAGCATCTGAGTGGTTACTTCGATGTGGTGCCAGTGTGCGATACAAAGGTTTTGATAAGTGGCAGAAAGATTACAATCACTTACCCACTGGTCCATTAGAAAAATTCAGAATTGAAGCAATTGATGCCACCGAATCATGCATTATGTTCAAAGGATTTGATTACCTCG ATAATCTAGAACATGTTGAAGAAATTAAGTTCCAGAGGTGTATATATATTCAGGATGAATGTCTTGAGCGACTATCCAGGATAGAAAATTTGCAAAAAAGCCTGCACCGGCTGGAAATAATTTCCTGTGGAAATGTCACAGACCGTGGAATCCTAAGTCTTTACCATCTTAAGTAA